In Streptomyces hawaiiensis, one genomic interval encodes:
- a CDS encoding FmdB family zinc ribbon protein — MPTYQYQCTECGEGLEAVQKFTDDALTECPNCTGRLKKVFSAVGIVFKGSGFYRNDSRGSSSSSAPAAKSSSSGSSSSSSSDSGSSSSGSSSSSSSGSSSSSSTTAA, encoded by the coding sequence GTGCCGACCTACCAGTACCAGTGCACCGAGTGCGGCGAGGGCCTCGAGGCGGTGCAGAAGTTCACCGACGACGCTCTTACCGAGTGCCCCAACTGCACGGGCCGCCTGAAGAAGGTGTTCTCGGCGGTCGGCATCGTCTTCAAGGGCTCCGGCTTCTACCGGAACGACAGCCGCGGCTCCTCGTCGAGCAGCGCCCCGGCGGCGAAGTCGTCGAGCTCCGGGTCTTCGAGCTCGTCGTCCTCCGACTCCGGCTCGTCGAGCTCCGGTTCGAGCTCCTCGTCGAGCTCCGGCAGCTCCTCCAGCAGCAGCACCACCGCCGCGTAA
- a CDS encoding 5-formyltetrahydrofolate cyclo-ligase, producing MTADDLRETSAALAGRALELPELARAGTVAAYVSVGSEPGTLALLDALRAQGVRVLLPVLLPDNDLDWGAYAGEGSLARVQHGGRMALFEPAGERLGPDAVTTADAVLLPGLAVDARGMRLGRGGGSYDRVLARLDRAGAHPALVVLLYDSEVVERVPEEPHDRPVHAVVTPSGVRRFRQEP from the coding sequence TTGACGGCGGATGACCTGCGGGAAACGTCGGCCGCGCTGGCCGGGCGGGCGCTGGAGCTGCCCGAGTTGGCGAGGGCCGGGACGGTCGCGGCGTATGTCTCCGTGGGGAGCGAACCCGGGACGCTCGCGCTCCTGGACGCGCTGCGCGCCCAGGGCGTGCGCGTGCTGCTGCCGGTCCTGCTGCCCGACAACGACCTGGACTGGGGCGCGTACGCGGGCGAGGGCTCCCTGGCGCGTGTGCAACACGGAGGCAGGATGGCCCTCTTCGAACCCGCGGGCGAGCGCCTCGGGCCGGACGCCGTGACCACCGCCGACGCCGTGCTGCTGCCCGGGCTCGCGGTCGACGCGCGCGGGATGCGGCTCGGGCGCGGCGGCGGCTCGTACGACCGGGTCCTGGCACGGCTGGACCGGGCCGGGGCCCATCCCGCCCTGGTGGTGCTGCTGTACGACTCCGAGGTCGTCGAACGCGTCCCCGAGGAGCCGCACGACCGGCCGGTACACGCGGTGGTGACACCGTCGGGCGTACGGCGGTTCCGCCAGGAGCCCTGA
- the moaC gene encoding cyclic pyranopterin monophosphate synthase MoaC, whose translation MSTQDPPPHDGPTQDRLTHIDEAGAARMVDVSQKDVTARTARASGRVLVSPRVIELLRGEGVPKGDALATARIAGIMGAKRTPDLIPLCHPLSVSGVKLDLSVADDAVEILATVKTTDRTGVEMEALTAVSVAALTVIDMVKAVDKGAVITDVRVEEKTGGKSGDWSRA comes from the coding sequence ATGAGCACGCAGGACCCACCCCCGCACGACGGCCCTACGCAGGACCGGCTGACGCACATCGACGAGGCGGGCGCCGCCCGCATGGTCGACGTGTCGCAGAAGGACGTGACCGCGCGCACCGCCCGCGCCAGCGGACGCGTTCTCGTCTCGCCCCGCGTGATCGAGCTCCTGCGCGGCGAGGGTGTCCCCAAGGGCGACGCCCTCGCGACCGCGCGGATCGCCGGGATCATGGGCGCCAAACGCACCCCCGACCTGATCCCGCTCTGTCACCCGTTGTCGGTGTCCGGTGTGAAACTGGACCTGTCGGTCGCGGACGACGCCGTGGAGATCCTGGCCACCGTGAAGACGACGGACCGCACGGGTGTCGAGATGGAGGCCCTCACCGCGGTCTCCGTCGCCGCGCTCACCGTGATCGACATGGTCAAGGCGGTCGACAAGGGAGCGGTCATCACGGACGTACGGGTGGAGGAGAAGACAGGCGGCAAGTCGGGCGACTGGAGCAGGGCATGA
- the galU gene encoding UTP--glucose-1-phosphate uridylyltransferase GalU — protein MTQHPRISKAVIPAAGLGTRFLPATKATPKEMLPVVDKPAIQYVVEEAVAAGLDDVLMVTGRNKRPLEDHFDRNYELESALQKKGDAGRLAKVQESSDLATMHYVRQGDPKGLGHAVLCAAPHVGDEPFAVLLGDDLIDPRDPLLQRMVEVQEQRGGSVIALMEVAPEQIHLYGCAAVETTEDSDVVQVSGLVEKPDPADAPSNYAVIGRYVLDPHIFGILRRTEPGRGGEIQLTDALQQLAEDEKIGGPVHGVVFKGRRYDTGDRGDYLRAIVRLACEREDLGPDFRTWLRSYVAEEM, from the coding sequence ATGACTCAGCACCCTCGGATCAGCAAGGCTGTCATTCCCGCAGCAGGCCTCGGCACCCGGTTCCTGCCGGCCACCAAAGCCACTCCCAAGGAGATGCTGCCGGTTGTGGACAAGCCCGCGATCCAGTACGTGGTCGAGGAGGCGGTCGCCGCGGGTCTCGACGACGTCCTCATGGTGACGGGCCGCAACAAGCGCCCCCTCGAGGACCACTTCGACCGTAACTACGAGCTCGAATCGGCACTTCAGAAGAAGGGCGACGCCGGCCGTCTCGCCAAGGTGCAGGAGTCCAGCGACCTCGCGACCATGCACTACGTCCGCCAGGGCGACCCCAAGGGCCTCGGCCACGCCGTCCTGTGTGCCGCCCCGCACGTGGGCGACGAGCCCTTCGCCGTCCTCCTCGGCGACGACCTGATCGACCCCCGCGACCCGCTGCTGCAGCGCATGGTCGAGGTCCAGGAGCAGCGCGGCGGCAGCGTCATCGCGCTCATGGAGGTCGCCCCGGAGCAGATCCACCTCTACGGCTGCGCCGCCGTGGAGACCACCGAGGACAGCGACGTCGTCCAGGTCAGCGGCCTCGTCGAGAAGCCCGACCCGGCCGACGCCCCGTCCAACTACGCGGTCATCGGCCGCTACGTCCTCGACCCGCACATCTTCGGCATACTGCGCCGGACCGAGCCGGGCCGCGGCGGCGAGATCCAGCTCACCGACGCCCTCCAGCAGCTCGCCGAGGACGAGAAGATCGGCGGCCCCGTGCACGGCGTCGTCTTCAAGGGCCGCCGCTATGACACCGGCGACCGCGGTGACTACCTGCGTGCCATTGTCCGACTCGCATGCGAACGTGAAGACCTGGGCCCGGACTTCCGGACCTGGCTTCGCAGTTACGTAGCCGAGGAGATGTAG
- a CDS encoding MogA/MoaB family molybdenum cofactor biosynthesis protein translates to MTYRALVVTASNRAAAGIYEDKGGPLISDGLKRFGFEVDGPQVVPDGDPVEAALRAGVDAGYDVIVTTGGTGISPTDRTPEATRRVIDHEVPGIAEAVRAFGREKVPTAALSRGLAGVAAGTLIVNLPGSSGGVKDGLAVLEPLLVHAVEQLRGGDHPRPGSGGAS, encoded by the coding sequence ATGACCTACCGCGCGCTCGTCGTCACGGCCTCGAACCGGGCTGCCGCCGGGATCTACGAGGACAAGGGCGGCCCGCTGATCTCGGACGGCCTCAAGCGCTTCGGCTTCGAGGTCGACGGCCCCCAGGTCGTCCCCGACGGCGACCCCGTCGAGGCCGCCCTGCGCGCCGGTGTCGACGCCGGCTACGACGTCATCGTCACCACCGGCGGCACCGGCATCTCGCCCACCGACCGCACCCCCGAGGCGACCCGCCGCGTGATCGACCACGAGGTGCCGGGCATCGCCGAGGCCGTCCGGGCGTTCGGCCGGGAGAAGGTGCCGACCGCGGCGCTCTCCAGGGGCCTGGCCGGAGTGGCCGCAGGCACGCTGATCGTCAATCTGCCCGGCTCCAGCGGCGGCGTGAAGGACGGCCTCGCCGTCCTGGAACCGCTGCTCGTCCACGCAGTCGAGCAGCTCCGGGGCGGCGACCACCCCAGACCCGGCAGTGGGGGTGCGAGCTGA
- the glp gene encoding gephyrin-like molybdotransferase Glp codes for MSSAAPHVTGQDHAGPDHLWSVDEHLEDILATVRPLEPIELQLLDAQGCVLVEDITVPVSLPPFDNSSMDGYAVRVADIAGASEEFPAALEVVGDVAAGQSELLHVGPGQAARIMTGAPLPPGAETVVPVEWTDGGLGEGPARGMRARSLGPEGATGQVQVYRPAEARAHVRAKGSDVKAGDRALEAGTILGPPQISLLAAIGRGTVRVRPRPRVVVLSTGSELVQPDTELGPGQIYDSNSFALTAAARDAGAIAYRVGAVADDAETLRSTIEDQLVRADLMVTTGGVSVGAYDVVKEALSHVGDEDEAGSGIDFRKLAMQPGKPQGFGSIGPDHTPLLALPGNPVSSYVSFELFVRPAIRALMGLRDVHRPTARATLAADKALTSPKGRRQFLRGTYADGKVTPVGGAGSHLVAALAHADALITVPEDTVSVEPGTEVEVVLLG; via the coding sequence TTGAGCAGCGCCGCGCCCCACGTCACCGGCCAGGACCACGCCGGCCCCGACCACCTGTGGTCGGTGGACGAGCACCTGGAGGACATCCTCGCCACGGTCCGGCCCCTGGAACCCATCGAGCTGCAGCTGCTCGACGCCCAGGGCTGCGTCCTCGTCGAGGACATCACGGTGCCGGTGTCCCTGCCGCCCTTCGACAACAGCTCGATGGACGGATACGCGGTACGGGTCGCGGACATCGCGGGCGCGAGCGAGGAGTTCCCGGCGGCCCTGGAGGTCGTCGGGGACGTCGCCGCGGGCCAGTCCGAACTGCTCCACGTGGGCCCCGGCCAGGCCGCCCGCATCATGACCGGCGCCCCGCTGCCGCCCGGCGCCGAGACGGTCGTGCCCGTCGAGTGGACCGACGGCGGGCTCGGCGAGGGCCCGGCGCGCGGGATGCGCGCCCGCAGCCTCGGCCCCGAGGGCGCCACGGGGCAGGTGCAGGTGTACCGCCCGGCAGAGGCCCGCGCGCACGTGCGCGCGAAGGGCAGCGACGTGAAGGCCGGCGACCGCGCCCTGGAGGCCGGCACCATCCTCGGCCCGCCCCAGATCTCCCTGCTCGCCGCGATCGGCCGCGGCACCGTCCGCGTACGCCCGCGCCCGCGCGTGGTGGTGCTCTCCACCGGCAGCGAACTCGTCCAGCCCGACACGGAACTGGGCCCCGGTCAGATCTACGACTCCAACAGCTTCGCCCTCACCGCGGCCGCCCGCGACGCCGGCGCCATCGCCTACCGCGTGGGCGCCGTCGCCGACGACGCCGAGACCCTGCGCTCCACCATCGAGGACCAGCTGGTCCGCGCCGACCTGATGGTCACCACGGGCGGTGTGAGTGTCGGCGCGTACGACGTGGTCAAGGAGGCGCTGTCCCACGTCGGCGACGAGGACGAGGCCGGCAGCGGCATCGACTTCCGCAAGCTCGCCATGCAGCCCGGCAAGCCCCAGGGCTTCGGCTCCATCGGCCCCGACCACACGCCGCTGCTGGCCCTGCCCGGCAACCCGGTGTCGTCGTACGTCTCCTTCGAACTGTTCGTCCGTCCCGCGATCCGCGCCCTCATGGGCCTGCGGGACGTCCACCGCCCGACGGCCCGGGCGACGCTGGCCGCCGACAAGGCACTGACCTCCCCGAAGGGCCGCCGGCAGTTCCTGCGCGGCACGTACGCCGACGGCAAGGTCACCCCGGTCGGCGGGGCCGGGTCCCACCTGGTCGCCGCCCTCGCCCACGCGGACGCCCTGATCACCGTCCCCGAGGACACCGTCTCCGTCGAGCCCGGCACCGAGGTCGAGGTGGTCCTGCTCGGCTGA
- a CDS encoding S-methyl-5'-thioadenosine phosphorylase produces MANKANVTDQAGAGIGVIGGSGFYSFLDDVTEIQVDTPYGPPSDSLFLGDVAGRRVAFLPRHGRGHHLPPHRINYRANLWALRSVGVRQVLAPCAVGGLRPEYGPGTLLVPDQLVDRTKSRANTYFDGLPLPDGSVPNVVHVSLADPYCPTGRAVALKAARGRDWEPVDGGTLVVVEGPRFSTRAESLWHQAQGWSVVGMTGHPEAALARELALCYTSLTLVTDLDAGAETGEGVSHDEVLRVFAANVDRLRGVLFDAVAGLPGEGERDCLCVSALGGMDPGFALP; encoded by the coding sequence ATGGCGAACAAGGCGAACGTGACGGACCAGGCAGGCGCCGGAATCGGCGTCATCGGCGGCTCGGGGTTCTACTCCTTCCTCGACGACGTGACCGAGATCCAGGTCGACACCCCGTACGGGCCGCCCAGCGACTCCCTCTTCCTCGGTGACGTCGCCGGCCGGCGGGTCGCCTTCCTGCCGCGGCACGGACGGGGCCACCACCTGCCGCCGCACCGGATCAACTACCGGGCCAACCTGTGGGCGCTGCGCTCGGTCGGCGTGCGCCAGGTCCTCGCCCCGTGCGCCGTGGGCGGCCTGCGCCCCGAGTACGGGCCGGGCACCCTGCTGGTGCCGGACCAACTGGTCGACCGCACGAAGTCCCGCGCCAACACCTACTTCGACGGGCTGCCGCTGCCCGACGGCTCGGTGCCCAACGTGGTGCACGTGTCGCTGGCCGACCCCTACTGCCCCACGGGGCGGGCCGTCGCGCTGAAGGCGGCACGCGGCCGGGACTGGGAGCCGGTGGACGGCGGCACGCTGGTCGTGGTCGAGGGGCCGCGGTTCTCGACGCGTGCGGAATCCTTGTGGCACCAGGCGCAGGGCTGGTCGGTGGTGGGCATGACCGGCCACCCCGAGGCGGCGCTCGCCCGTGAGCTGGCGCTCTGCTACACGTCCCTGACCCTGGTCACCGACCTGGACGCGGGCGCCGAGACGGGCGAGGGCGTCTCGCACGACGAGGTGCTGCGGGTGTTCGCGGCGAATGTGGACCGGCTGCGGGGGGTGCTGTTCGACGCGGTGGCCGGGCTGCCCGGGGAGGGCGAGCGGGACTGTCTGTGTGTGAGTGCGCTGGGCGGGATGGATCCGGGGTTCGCTTTGCCGTAG
- a CDS encoding potassium/proton antiporter, translated as MRAGQGRTRPLTVHHLNQLLLVCSLVLLVAVAAVRISSRSGLPSLLVYLGIGVAMGQDGVGDIHFDNAELTQVIGYAALVVILAEGGLGTKWKEIKPVLPAATALSLAGVAVSVGVTASAAHYLIGLEWRQALIIGAVVSSTDAAAVFSVLRKIPLPARVTGTLEAESGFNDAPVVILVVSLSTAGPVEHWYVLLGVIVLELAIGAAIGLAVGWLGSLGLRHVALPASGLYPIAVMAIAVVAYAGGALAHGSGFLAVYLAAMVMGNARLPHWPATRGFADGLGWMAQIGMFVLLGLLVTPHELGDDIVPALVIGLVLTMVARPLSVVLCLSPFRVPWQEQTLMSWAGLRGAVPIILATIPMVEGVDASRRIFNIVFVLVVVYTLVQGPTLPWLGRKLRLGDGSEAADLGIESAPLERLRGHLLSVAIPDGSKMHGVEVAELRLPHGAAVTLIVRGGESFVPLPTTILQRGDELLVVATDPVRDATERRLRAVGHGGKLAGWLGTDGASR; from the coding sequence GTGCGTGCGGGCCAGGGAAGGACTCGGCCGCTGACTGTTCACCACCTCAACCAGCTCCTGCTCGTCTGCTCGCTCGTCCTGCTCGTCGCCGTCGCAGCGGTACGGATCTCCTCGCGCAGCGGGCTCCCCAGCCTGCTCGTGTACCTGGGGATCGGCGTCGCCATGGGCCAGGACGGCGTGGGCGACATCCACTTCGACAACGCCGAACTGACCCAGGTCATCGGGTACGCGGCCCTGGTCGTGATCCTGGCCGAGGGCGGTCTGGGCACGAAGTGGAAGGAGATCAAGCCGGTCCTGCCGGCCGCCACGGCGCTGTCGCTGGCCGGTGTCGCGGTGAGCGTCGGGGTGACGGCGTCGGCCGCGCACTACCTGATCGGCCTCGAATGGCGGCAGGCGCTCATCATCGGGGCGGTCGTCTCCTCGACCGACGCGGCGGCCGTGTTCTCCGTGCTGCGCAAGATCCCCCTCCCCGCGCGCGTGACGGGCACGCTGGAGGCGGAGTCCGGCTTCAACGACGCCCCGGTGGTCATCCTCGTGGTGTCCCTGTCCACGGCCGGGCCGGTCGAGCACTGGTACGTGCTGCTGGGCGTGATCGTGCTGGAGCTGGCCATCGGCGCGGCCATCGGGCTCGCGGTGGGCTGGCTGGGCTCCCTGGGTCTCAGGCACGTGGCACTGCCCGCGTCCGGCCTCTACCCGATCGCGGTCATGGCGATCGCGGTGGTGGCGTACGCCGGCGGCGCGCTGGCCCACGGGAGCGGCTTCCTCGCGGTGTACCTCGCCGCGATGGTGATGGGCAACGCGCGGCTGCCGCACTGGCCGGCCACGCGCGGCTTCGCCGACGGGCTCGGCTGGATGGCCCAGATCGGCATGTTCGTCCTGCTCGGCCTGCTGGTCACCCCGCACGAGCTGGGTGACGACATCGTGCCCGCGCTGGTCATCGGGCTGGTGCTGACCATGGTGGCGCGACCGCTGAGCGTGGTGCTCTGCCTGTCGCCGTTCCGGGTGCCGTGGCAGGAACAGACACTGATGTCCTGGGCGGGGCTGCGCGGGGCCGTGCCCATCATCCTGGCCACCATCCCCATGGTGGAGGGCGTCGACGCCAGCCGCCGGATCTTCAACATCGTCTTCGTGCTGGTCGTCGTCTACACCCTGGTCCAGGGCCCGACGCTGCCCTGGCTCGGCCGCAAGCTGCGCCTCGGCGACGGTTCGGAGGCCGCCGACCTCGGCATCGAGTCGGCACCGCTGGAGCGGCTGCGCGGGCATCTGCTGTCCGTGGCGATCCCCGACGGATCGAAGATGCACGGCGTGGAGGTGGCCGAACTGCGGCTGCCGCACGGCGCGGCCGTGACGCTCATCGTGCGCGGAGGCGAATCCTTCGTTCCGCTGCCGACGACGATATTGCAGCGGGGAGACGAGCTCCTCGTGGTCGCCACGGACCCCGTCCGGGACGCGACCGAGCGCCGGCTGCGGGCCGTGGGGCACGGCGGCAAGCTGGCCGGCTGGCTGGGGACGGACGGGGCAAGCCGTTGA
- a CDS encoding MFS transporter: MESTVTSKASENPTPSARPGYGRLLRTRGAWTFLLPGFAARQPFAMLTISIVLLVQHTTGSYGAAGAAAAVTGVSMALFAPYSGRLADRYGQRIVLIPGVLLHTLSGLTLTALALLDAPLWAVFVAAVPTGASVPQVGPMVRARWGVKLKDSPLMTTAAAFESVTDELTFVVGPLLATALCTAVDPAAGLVTEASLTLIGGLLFAAQKSTQPTVAGSGHARVEHASALRVPGVRVLIVIFLGIGTVFGGMQVSLAAFTESIGEPGLNGVLYGVFAAGNMLSGVVCGAIAWKAAPQRRLVIGYTALALTASGLWAAHSVLVLAGLGLLVGMCIAPALITGYTLVDSLVPAGARTEAFTWLTGAVALGQAAAVTVAGQLEDRLWGGAGFLVPMGGTVLALATLLALRSRLAARANSRTVARGVGHRVPVAVD, encoded by the coding sequence GTGGAGTCCACGGTCACCTCGAAGGCGTCGGAGAACCCGACGCCTTCCGCCCGCCCGGGATACGGCCGGCTGCTGCGCACCCGCGGCGCCTGGACGTTCCTGCTCCCCGGCTTCGCGGCACGCCAGCCGTTCGCGATGCTGACCATCTCCATCGTGTTGCTGGTGCAGCACACCACCGGCTCGTACGGAGCGGCGGGCGCCGCAGCGGCCGTCACCGGTGTCTCCATGGCCCTGTTCGCGCCCTACAGCGGCCGCCTCGCCGACCGCTACGGACAGCGGATCGTGCTCATCCCCGGAGTGCTGCTGCACACGCTGTCCGGGCTGACGCTCACAGCGCTCGCGCTGCTGGACGCGCCCTTGTGGGCGGTGTTCGTGGCGGCCGTCCCGACCGGTGCCTCGGTGCCGCAGGTCGGCCCGATGGTGCGGGCCCGCTGGGGCGTGAAGCTCAAGGACTCGCCGCTGATGACCACCGCGGCGGCCTTCGAGTCCGTCACGGACGAACTGACCTTCGTCGTCGGACCGCTGCTGGCCACCGCCCTGTGCACGGCCGTCGACCCGGCCGCCGGACTCGTCACGGAGGCCTCGCTGACCCTGATCGGCGGTTTGCTGTTCGCCGCGCAGAAGAGCACCCAGCCCACGGTCGCCGGCAGCGGGCACGCGCGCGTGGAGCACGCCTCGGCGCTGCGCGTCCCCGGGGTGCGCGTGCTGATCGTCATCTTCCTGGGCATCGGCACCGTCTTCGGCGGTATGCAGGTCTCGCTGGCCGCGTTCACCGAGTCGATCGGCGAACCCGGCCTGAACGGCGTCCTCTACGGAGTCTTCGCCGCGGGCAACATGCTCTCCGGCGTGGTCTGCGGCGCGATCGCCTGGAAGGCGGCCCCGCAGCGGCGCCTGGTCATCGGCTACACGGCGCTGGCCCTCACCGCGTCGGGCCTGTGGGCCGCCCACTCGGTGCTCGTCCTCGCCGGCCTCGGCCTGCTGGTCGGCATGTGCATCGCGCCCGCCCTGATCACCGGCTACACCCTGGTCGACAGCCTGGTCCCGGCCGGTGCCCGCACCGAGGCCTTCACCTGGCTCACCGGGGCGGTCGCGCTCGGCCAGGCCGCCGCCGTCACGGTCGCCGGACAGCTGGAGGACCGCCTGTGGGGCGGCGCCGGTTTCCTGGTGCCGATGGGCGGCACGGTGCTGGCCCTGGCGACCCTCCTGGCCCTGCGGTCCCGGCTGGCGGCACGGGCCAACAGCCGGACCGTCGCACGTGGCGTGGGTCACCGCGTGCCGGTGGCAGTGGACTGA
- a CDS encoding penicillin acylase family protein — MPPNTTASTGQQPGKSGRRKGRKARLFVLVLVLALIGGVAYGSYWSVSTVRASFPQTKGSLTLKGLSGPVEVKRDNYGIPQIYASSDADLFMAQGYVQAQDRFYEMDVRRHMASGRLSEMFGKSQVDNDEFLRTLGWDRVAKQEYDTKLSATTKKYLQAYAKGVNSYLQGKDGKDISLEYAALGFTNDYKPQQWTPVDSVSWLKAMAWDLRGNIQDEIDRALLTSRLGPKQIADLYPEYPYSRNKAIVQEGQYSELTGAFEQGGTNGTSGANGTSGTNGTGGTSTGTAGTASGGSGTSGTASGTSGTASGSSGTSGTASGTAGLDSQLGGLTQVLDDLPPAVGVNGDGIGSNSWVVGGKHTISGKPLLANDPHLSPSLPSVWYQMGLHCRSVSSTCQYDVSGYTFAGMPGVIIGHNQNIAWGMTNSGADVTDLYLEKITGDGYLYDGKIKPFKTREETIKVAGGEPKKIVVRQTEDGMPLLSDRDEELVKVGKKATVDTAAPDRGDGYGVALRWTALQPGTTMDAVFAMDKAKNWTDFRKAAAQFEVPSQNLIYADTENNIGYTLPGRIPLREESDDGSIPAPGWDPKYRWSGYIPQDALPYEYNPDRGYIVTANQAVIDPDKYPYTLTTDWGYGARSQRITDLIQSKIKDGGKISTDDMRQMQLDNSSEIARLLVPTLLKIDPENKDVREAQKLLEGWDYTQDADSAAAAYFNAVWRNILKLAFGNKLPKELRPKGQCLWVEPVNTTGPADEAEKVRECGQRDPDQAQPDGGDRWFEVVRKLMNQPDSDWWKTPKVGNIRPGAVNRDQLFKRAMIDARWELTAKLGKDIDSWSWGRLHRLFLKNQTLGTSGPGFIQYALNRGPWKLGGGEATVNATGWNAAGGYGVVWVPSMRMVVNLGDLDKSKWINLTGASGHAYSAHYVDQTDKWADGELLPWSFSDQAVEKSTADKLVLKP; from the coding sequence ATGCCCCCCAACACCACCGCCTCCACGGGTCAGCAGCCCGGCAAGTCCGGCAGGAGAAAGGGGCGCAAAGCCCGCCTTTTCGTGCTCGTCCTGGTGCTGGCCCTCATCGGGGGCGTGGCCTACGGGTCGTACTGGTCCGTCAGTACCGTCCGGGCCTCGTTCCCGCAGACCAAGGGCTCCCTCACCCTGAAGGGCCTCTCGGGCCCCGTCGAGGTCAAACGCGACAATTACGGCATCCCTCAGATCTACGCCTCCTCCGACGCGGACCTGTTCATGGCGCAGGGCTACGTCCAGGCGCAGGACCGGTTCTACGAGATGGACGTCCGCCGCCACATGGCCTCCGGCCGGCTGTCGGAGATGTTCGGCAAGAGCCAGGTCGACAACGACGAATTCCTGCGCACCCTCGGCTGGGACCGGGTCGCCAAACAGGAGTACGACACCAAGCTGTCGGCCACCACGAAGAAGTACCTCCAGGCCTACGCCAAGGGAGTCAACTCCTACCTCCAGGGCAAGGACGGCAAGGACATCTCCCTGGAGTACGCGGCGCTGGGCTTCACCAACGACTACAAGCCGCAGCAGTGGACCCCCGTCGACTCGGTCTCCTGGCTGAAGGCGATGGCCTGGGACCTGCGCGGCAACATACAGGACGAGATCGACCGCGCCCTGCTCACCAGCCGCCTCGGCCCGAAGCAGATCGCCGACCTGTACCCGGAGTACCCGTACAGCCGGAACAAGGCGATCGTCCAGGAGGGCCAGTACAGCGAATTGACGGGGGCGTTCGAGCAGGGCGGCACGAACGGCACGTCGGGTGCGAACGGTACATCCGGGACGAATGGAACCGGCGGTACCTCCACCGGCACCGCGGGCACGGCGTCCGGCGGCTCCGGCACCTCGGGCACCGCCTCCGGCACGAGCGGCACCGCCTCCGGCTCGTCCGGCACGAGCGGCACCGCCTCGGGCACAGCGGGCCTGGACAGCCAGCTCGGCGGCCTGACCCAGGTCCTGGACGACCTCCCGCCGGCCGTCGGCGTCAACGGCGACGGCATCGGCTCCAACTCCTGGGTCGTCGGCGGGAAGCACACCATCAGCGGCAAGCCGCTGCTGGCCAACGACCCGCACCTGTCGCCCTCCCTGCCGTCCGTCTGGTACCAGATGGGCCTGCACTGCCGCAGCGTCTCCAGCACCTGCCAGTACGACGTCAGCGGCTACACCTTCGCCGGCATGCCGGGCGTGATAATCGGTCACAACCAGAACATCGCCTGGGGCATGACCAACTCCGGCGCCGACGTCACGGACCTCTACCTGGAGAAGATCACCGGCGACGGCTACCTGTACGACGGCAAGATCAAGCCCTTCAAGACCCGCGAGGAGACCATCAAGGTCGCCGGGGGCGAGCCCAAGAAGATCGTCGTACGGCAGACCGAGGACGGGATGCCCCTGCTGTCCGACCGCGACGAGGAGCTCGTGAAGGTCGGCAAGAAGGCCACCGTCGACACCGCCGCACCCGACAGAGGCGACGGCTACGGCGTCGCGCTGCGCTGGACCGCCCTGCAGCCCGGCACCACCATGGACGCCGTCTTCGCCATGGACAAGGCGAAGAACTGGACCGACTTCCGCAAGGCCGCCGCGCAGTTCGAGGTGCCCTCGCAGAACCTGATCTACGCCGACACCGAGAACAACATCGGCTACACGCTGCCGGGGAGGATCCCCCTGCGCGAGGAGAGCGACGACGGCTCCATCCCGGCGCCCGGCTGGGACCCGAAGTACCGCTGGAGCGGCTACATCCCGCAGGACGCGCTGCCCTACGAGTACAACCCGGACCGCGGCTACATCGTCACCGCCAACCAGGCCGTGATCGACCCGGACAAGTACCCGTACACGCTCACCACGGACTGGGGCTACGGCGCGCGCAGCCAGCGGATCACCGACCTGATCCAGTCGAAGATCAAGGACGGCGGCAAGATCTCCACGGACGACATGCGCCAGATGCAGCTGGACAACAGCAGCGAGATCGCCCGGCTGCTGGTGCCCACGCTGCTGAAGATCGACCCGGAGAACAAGGACGTCCGCGAGGCGCAGAAGCTCCTGGAGGGCTGGGACTACACCCAGGACGCCGACTCCGCGGCGGCGGCCTACTTCAACGCGGTCTGGCGCAACATCCTCAAGCTCGCCTTCGGCAACAAGCTGCCCAAGGAGCTGCGCCCCAAGGGCCAGTGCCTGTGGGTCGAGCCGGTCAACACCACCGGCCCCGCCGACGAGGCCGAGAAGGTCCGCGAGTGCGGCCAGCGCGACCCCGACCAGGCGCAGCCGGACGGCGGCGACCGGTGGTTCGAGGTGGTCCGCAAGCTCATGAACCAGCCGGACAGCGACTGGTGGAAGACGCCCAAGGTGGGCAACATCCGCCCGGGCGCCGTCAATCGCGACCAGCTGTTCAAGCGGGCCATGATCGACGCCCGCTGGGAGCTGACCGCCAAGCTCGGCAAGGACATCGACTCCTGGAGCTGGGGCCGGCTGCACCGCCTGTTCCTGAAGAACCAGACCCTCGGCACATCGGGCCCCGGTTTCATCCAGTACGCCCTCAACCGCGGCCCCTGGAAGCTCGGCGGCGGCGAGGCCACGGTCAACGCGACCGGCTGGAACGCCGCCGGCGGCTACGGGGTGGTGTGGGTGCCGTCCATGCGGATGGTGGTGAACCTCGGCGACCTCGACAAGTCGAAGTGGATCAACCTCACCGGCGCCTCCGGGCACGCCTACAGCGCCCACTACGTCGACCAGACCGACAAGTGGGCCGACGGCGAACTGCTGCCGTGGTCCTTCTCGGACCAGGCGGTCGAGAAGAGCACGGCCGACAAGCTGGTGCTCAAACCGTGA